In uncultured Methanobacterium sp., a genomic segment contains:
- the dapB gene encoding 4-hydroxy-tetrahydrodipicolinate reductase yields MIKVAVTGAGGRISSKIIKTILKQEDMEVVAAIGAPNTPLEGKDVGEVIGVGKINIPINGAQRLAPVLKENKPDVLVDFTIANSAVGTIKTAAECGVNVVVGTTGLSDEQMALIGESIEENNIKAVISPNMAVGVNVFFKIIKDLAKTLSDYDVEIIEAHHRNKVDAPSGTACKAYEIIARELGTATDESCVCGRQGMVGARSPGEIGVHAIRGGDIVGDHTVLFAGEGERLEITHRAGTRQAFVTGAIKAVRYVDNKAPEGKISDMADVLGLKV; encoded by the coding sequence GTGATTAAAGTGGCTGTGACCGGTGCGGGTGGGAGAATAAGTTCTAAAATAATCAAAACCATACTAAAACAGGAAGACATGGAAGTTGTGGCAGCCATCGGAGCACCGAATACCCCACTTGAAGGAAAGGATGTGGGTGAAGTAATAGGTGTGGGAAAGATCAATATCCCCATTAATGGTGCACAAAGGCTTGCCCCTGTTTTGAAGGAAAATAAACCGGATGTTCTGGTTGATTTTACCATAGCAAATTCTGCGGTGGGCACAATCAAAACTGCAGCAGAATGTGGTGTTAACGTGGTTGTAGGCACAACCGGATTATCAGATGAACAGATGGCATTGATAGGAGAATCCATTGAAGAGAATAATATAAAAGCGGTTATTTCTCCAAACATGGCAGTGGGGGTGAATGTGTTCTTTAAGATCATCAAAGACCTTGCAAAGACTCTCTCAGATTACGATGTAGAAATAATAGAAGCTCATCACAGAAATAAAGTGGACGCACCTTCCGGCACAGCCTGCAAGGCGTATGAGATTATAGCTCGTGAACTGGGGACAGCAACAGATGAATCCTGTGTCTGTGGCAGGCAGGGAATGGTAGGTGCACGTAGTCCTGGAGAAATAGGAGTACATGCAATTCGTGGTGGGGATATTGTTGGAGATCATACCGTTCTTTTTGCTGGTGAGGGTGAACGATTGGAAATTACCCACCGAGCAGGAACTAGACAGGCATTTGTAACTGGAGCAATTAAAGCAGTGCGTTATGTTGATAATAAAGCTCCTGAGGGAAAAATCAGCGACATGGCTGATGTTCTGGGTTTAAAAGTATAG
- a CDS encoding VOC family protein: MKVKYTTIIVKDMDESIKFYTDLLGFEIDSQYHLGPAGEITLMKGEGEAMIELIKNPEDKPGLFSVGMDVEDVNGTIKDLKAKGAKIIMEPVPITVGLLAFIEDPNGARIALIQHN, encoded by the coding sequence ATGAAAGTTAAATACACTACCATTATTGTTAAGGATATGGATGAGTCTATTAAGTTCTACACCGATCTTTTGGGGTTTGAAATAGATAGCCAGTACCACTTAGGGCCCGCCGGAGAAATCACCCTGATGAAGGGTGAGGGGGAAGCTATGATAGAACTCATTAAAAACCCGGAAGATAAACCTGGACTATTTTCAGTAGGGATGGATGTGGAAGATGTTAACGGCACCATTAAAGATCTTAAAGCAAAGGGTGCTAAAATCATAATGGAACCGGTTCCCATAACCGTGGGATTACTGGCATTCATAGAAGACCCCAATGGGGCCAGAATAGCACTAATTCAACACAACTAA
- a CDS encoding SatD family protein codes for MYIVITGDLKSSKKIDNRSLSQDNLKKAIHEVNSNFNKYIVSDFRITGGDGFQGMVSTCDIIIDIYFSLFETINHPFYLGIGIGPISTPLSNYVQEIDGEAFHLSSEALTTAKKKNRWLVFRSNLRNNDLIECIFNFTFDIMWSWTDRRKEIILFYRKHDENTIAIKKAAYEFNIGTRSIYKALEEGKYSMIKYGVMVLENELSMDETHDPF; via the coding sequence ATGTATATAGTTATCACTGGTGATTTAAAATCATCAAAAAAAATTGATAATAGATCTCTTTCCCAAGATAATCTAAAAAAAGCGATTCATGAGGTTAATTCTAATTTTAATAAATATATTGTTTCAGATTTTAGAATTACCGGTGGAGATGGTTTTCAAGGGATGGTCTCTACTTGTGATATTATAATTGATATCTATTTCTCACTTTTTGAAACAATTAATCATCCTTTTTATTTAGGCATTGGAATTGGTCCAATTTCAACACCACTAAGTAATTATGTTCAAGAAATCGATGGTGAAGCATTTCATCTTTCTTCAGAAGCATTGACTACTGCTAAAAAAAAGAATAGATGGCTAGTTTTTAGAAGTAATTTAAGAAATAATGATCTGATTGAATGTATTTTTAATTTTACATTTGATATAATGTGGAGCTGGACTGATAGACGGAAAGAAATCATATTATTCTATCGAAAACACGATGAAAATACAATTGCTATAAAAAAAGCCGCATATGAGTTTAATATTGGAACTAGAAGTATTTATAAAGCTTTAGAAGAGGGTAAATATTCAATGATAAAATATGGTGTGATGGTTTTAGAAAATGAGTTAAGTATGGATGAAACTCATGATCCATTTTAG
- a CDS encoding carboxymuconolactone decarboxylase family protein — protein sequence MTLVEKDNIKKVEPEFGKKLYSVSESYWIFYKGIRTMRYMLKAKKSKAMNQKFIERIMLAVTEVNGCAICSYAHTKRALESGMSTEEIQKMLSGIMDDIPAGEIPAVMFAQHYADTRGNPTLESWQRIVEIYGISTARGILGATCMIMIGNTYGIPWSSFFNRLRGRPDPRSSVSYELSMMLGTILTPIAFIHALISNLFRKPLINF from the coding sequence ATGACACTTGTAGAAAAAGACAACATTAAAAAAGTTGAACCTGAATTTGGTAAAAAACTTTACTCGGTTTCAGAATCTTACTGGATTTTTTACAAGGGAATTCGAACTATGAGGTACATGCTTAAGGCTAAAAAGAGCAAGGCTATGAACCAAAAATTCATTGAAAGGATCATGCTTGCGGTGACTGAAGTCAATGGCTGTGCAATATGTTCCTACGCCCATACAAAAAGGGCTCTGGAAAGTGGAATGAGCACTGAAGAAATCCAGAAGATGCTCTCTGGCATCATGGATGATATTCCGGCTGGTGAAATTCCAGCGGTCATGTTTGCACAACACTATGCCGATACTCGAGGAAATCCTACCCTGGAATCATGGCAACGTATAGTGGAAATCTATGGGATATCCACAGCAAGAGGCATCCTGGGTGCTACCTGTATGATCATGATTGGAAATACATATGGTATTCCCTGGAGTTCCTTTTTCAACAGATTAAGGGGTCGGCCTGATCCCAGAAGCAGTGTATCATATGAGCTGAGCATGATGTTAGGAACCATTTTAACCCCAATTGCATTTATTCATGCTTTAATCTCTAATTTGTTTAGAAAACCGCTCATTAACTTTTAA
- a CDS encoding MFS transporter, translated as MPLISFNSKKKGEPKAVWAVFFASVIAFMGIGLVDPILPSISNQLGASPSQVTLLFSSYTLVMAIAMLITGTITTKLGIKRTLLVGAVIVALFSTLGGLSSNIWIIIGLRGGWGLGNSILVATALTAIVTLSKNEIKKSVILYETAIGLGFAMGPLLGGLLGQISWRWPFIGVGILMIISFMFILSSMPNLNEKKVEKSVNTVKSLFAPFHAMKHSYIAVIGLVAALYYYGFFTLLAYAPFVTGLGAMGIGFVFLGWGILVGITSVFMAPKLQQKFGTINSMCVTLTLFAMVLLIMGICVSIQWVVLICIISAGAFMGNTSTLVTGAMMEAPDFEKSTVSSAYGFLRFIGGAIAPFLSGILAEMFTPHIPFIVGGCLVVVSVIFVLINRHHIEGKEASSKNI; from the coding sequence ATGCCATTAATATCATTTAATTCTAAGAAAAAAGGTGAACCTAAAGCGGTGTGGGCTGTATTTTTTGCGTCGGTCATTGCTTTTATGGGTATTGGGCTTGTTGATCCAATTTTACCTTCAATTTCCAATCAATTAGGTGCAAGCCCCAGTCAGGTCACTTTACTTTTTTCAAGTTACACTTTAGTAATGGCCATAGCCATGCTCATTACAGGCACTATTACCACTAAATTAGGTATTAAAAGAACTTTACTTGTGGGTGCGGTCATAGTGGCATTATTTTCAACTCTTGGAGGGTTATCCAGTAATATTTGGATAATTATTGGACTAAGAGGTGGTTGGGGATTAGGTAATTCTATTCTTGTTGCAACTGCATTAACAGCCATTGTCACTCTCTCAAAAAATGAGATTAAAAAATCGGTTATTCTATATGAAACTGCAATTGGGCTTGGTTTTGCAATGGGGCCTCTTCTGGGCGGATTATTAGGGCAAATTTCATGGAGATGGCCATTTATTGGTGTTGGTATCTTAATGATTATTTCCTTTATGTTCATTCTCAGTTCAATGCCAAATTTGAATGAGAAAAAGGTAGAAAAAAGTGTAAACACAGTTAAATCTTTATTTGCTCCATTTCATGCTATGAAACATAGTTATATTGCAGTAATCGGACTTGTTGCTGCCCTTTACTATTATGGATTTTTTACTTTATTGGCTTATGCACCTTTTGTTACGGGATTAGGTGCTATGGGTATAGGTTTTGTATTTCTAGGATGGGGTATCCTGGTTGGTATCACGTCAGTTTTTATGGCTCCTAAACTCCAACAAAAATTTGGAACTATCAACTCCATGTGTGTGACATTAACATTATTTGCAATGGTCCTTCTGATTATGGGTATTTGTGTCTCAATACAATGGGTTGTTCTCATTTGTATTATTTCTGCAGGTGCATTCATGGGAAATACTAGTACTTTAGTTACGGGTGCTATGATGGAAGCACCTGATTTTGAAAAATCAACTGTTTCATCTGCATATGGTTTTTTACGTTTTATTGGCGGAGCAATTGCCCCATTTTTATCTGGGATATTGGCTGAAATGTTTACACCACATATTCCATTTATTGTAGGTGGCTGTCTTGTTGTTGTTTCTGTGATATTTGTGTTAATAAATCGGCATCATATAGAGGGTAAAGAAGCAAGTTCTAAAAATATATAA
- a CDS encoding MarR family transcriptional regulator: protein MQYTLEDNIGWLVYKARHVLKKRTQDKLKNYGISSEQWSVLNMVYAKGGCNQKTLAELLLKDGGTITRILNILESKDLIYREKSINDKREFLINLTDKGLDLYNELLEVMLQNKKDINSIFSTKEQEQLIFLLEKLFSNLHY, encoded by the coding sequence ATGCAGTATACTCTTGAGGATAATATTGGATGGTTAGTTTACAAAGCGAGACATGTCCTAAAAAAGAGAACACAGGATAAACTTAAAAATTATGGCATCTCATCAGAGCAGTGGAGTGTTTTAAACATGGTGTATGCAAAAGGAGGATGTAACCAGAAAACACTTGCTGAACTTCTACTTAAAGATGGTGGAACTATTACCCGGATTTTAAATATACTTGAAAGTAAGGACCTTATCTATAGAGAAAAATCAATTAATGATAAAAGAGAGTTTTTAATAAATTTAACTGATAAGGGTCTTGATTTATATAATGAATTGTTAGAAGTGATGCTTCAAAATAAAAAAGATATTAATTCTATATTCAGCACAAAAGAACAAGAACAATTGATATTTTTGTTAGAAAAATTGTTTTCTAACTTACATTACTAA
- a CDS encoding winged helix-turn-helix transcriptional regulator: protein MIKSGPTQTEYYLTEKGRRLNKIIFELFDFALDEVMHDESNSKLKQESKEFLRTCMITKES, encoded by the coding sequence GTGATCAAATCTGGTCCAACCCAGACAGAGTATTACTTAACAGAAAAAGGGCGGAGATTAAATAAAATAATCTTTGAACTGTTTGATTTTGCTTTAGATGAAGTTATGCACGATGAATCTAATTCTAAGCTAAAACAAGAATCCAAAGAATTTCTAAGAACTTGTATGATCACAAAAGAATCTTAA
- a CDS encoding SDR family NAD(P)-dependent oxidoreductase, with protein sequence MNWVNLCKGGKNMSKENDQVWFITGANKGLGAAIAKEALDKGYKVVATARKPEGMKKTLGNSPNLLTVKLDITDDELVKSSVDAALEKFGHIDVLVNNAGYGLVGYFEEISEKLIRQHIETNVLGTMKITRAVLPFMRKQGSGWIIVTSSTSGIRAVEGNALYSASKFALEGWTEGMNIDLKPFGIRCMIIEPGAFRTDFFNEKTSLNLSDIEIDDYKKRREALQENSLTWHQKQPGDPAKLAKALMIALNSPNPPLRLLVGNAAVDAIDNYLKERRLEFEAWREVSASTDFD encoded by the coding sequence ATGAACTGGGTAAATCTGTGTAAAGGAGGAAAAAATATGTCCAAAGAAAATGATCAAGTATGGTTTATAACCGGTGCAAACAAGGGTCTGGGTGCAGCTATTGCTAAAGAAGCTTTAGATAAGGGATACAAGGTTGTTGCCACTGCACGTAAGCCTGAAGGGATGAAAAAAACTCTTGGTAACTCTCCGAACCTTTTGACTGTTAAGCTTGACATTACCGATGATGAGTTAGTAAAGTCATCTGTTGATGCGGCTTTGGAAAAGTTTGGACACATAGATGTGCTGGTCAATAACGCCGGATACGGTTTAGTTGGATACTTTGAGGAAATTTCTGAAAAGTTGATCCGTCAACATATCGAGACCAATGTTTTGGGGACGATGAAAATTACTCGAGCTGTGCTGCCCTTCATGCGCAAACAGGGTTCCGGTTGGATAATTGTAACTAGTTCCACTTCGGGAATAAGAGCTGTTGAAGGTAATGCATTGTACAGTGCCTCTAAATTTGCACTGGAAGGCTGGACTGAAGGTATGAACATTGACCTTAAACCCTTTGGCATCCGATGTATGATTATTGAACCGGGTGCATTTAGAACAGACTTTTTCAATGAAAAAACATCTTTAAACCTTTCAGATATAGAGATCGATGACTACAAAAAGAGACGTGAAGCCTTACAAGAGAACTCACTCACATGGCATCAAAAGCAACCAGGTGACCCTGCAAAGCTTGCTAAAGCATTAATGATAGCATTAAACTCTCCTAATCCACCTCTACGTCTTTTAGTTGGTAATGCTGCTGTGGATGCCATTGACAACTATCTCAAGGAGCGCCGCTTGGAATTTGAAGCTTGGCGTGAAGTCTCAGCTAGCACGGATTTTGATTAA
- a CDS encoding flavodoxin family protein has protein sequence MLSASPRRGGNSDILCDQFMLGAEESGHHAEKIFLRDKEINYCVACDSCLKNDGACVSKDDVAEILDKMIEADVIVMATPVYFYTMNAQMKTVIDRTYPRYTEMTDKDIYLIATAANPEKQAMELTIDGFRGFTSLLPGSKEKGIIYGTGAWNKGDIKGSNSMTEAYELGKSV, from the coding sequence GTGTTATCCGCCAGCCCAAGAAGAGGCGGAAACTCAGACATATTATGTGACCAGTTTATGTTGGGAGCAGAAGAATCAGGCCATCATGCTGAGAAGATTTTCCTAAGAGATAAAGAAATAAATTATTGTGTGGCATGTGATTCCTGTTTAAAGAATGATGGTGCATGTGTTTCGAAAGATGATGTGGCTGAAATCCTGGATAAAATGATTGAAGCAGATGTGATAGTTATGGCCACGCCGGTCTATTTTTACACCATGAACGCGCAGATGAAAACAGTTATTGACAGAACATATCCACGATACACTGAAATGACTGATAAAGATATCTATTTAATTGCAACTGCTGCCAACCCTGAAAAACAAGCAATGGAACTGACAATAGATGGATTCAGAGGGTTCACTTCTCTCCTTCCAGGATCCAAAGAAAAGGGTATTATTTATGGAACCGGTGCATGGAATAAAGGAGACATCAAAGGAAGTAACTCCATGACCGAAGCCTATGAACTGGGTAAATCTGTGTAA
- a CDS encoding carboxymuconolactone decarboxylase family protein — protein sequence MSISETANKNHEKLFPNHESTLKITDPELIEVFDNFAFDEVLGYGDLDTKTRLMVILGALIGSQTLSEYEIMLEGALNVGVTPIEIKEIVYQSVPYVGIAKTLDFINSTNEIFEKRGVKLPLEGQSTTSPETRYEKGLKIQKSIFGEMIDKMYEDSPENQIHIQKYLSANCFGDYYTRKGLDVKTRELLTFSMILSLGGCESQLKGHIQGNLNVGNDKKILLSVITQLLPYVGYPRTLNAINCLNEVIPE from the coding sequence ATGAGTATAAGTGAAACAGCGAATAAAAACCATGAAAAATTGTTTCCTAATCATGAATCAACACTAAAAATAACAGATCCAGAACTAATTGAAGTCTTTGATAATTTCGCATTTGATGAAGTACTCGGTTATGGGGATCTGGATACAAAGACCCGATTGATGGTTATTTTAGGGGCATTGATTGGTAGTCAGACTTTAAGCGAATATGAAATAATGCTTGAAGGGGCACTTAATGTTGGTGTAACTCCTATTGAAATTAAGGAAATTGTGTATCAATCGGTACCATATGTAGGAATTGCAAAAACATTAGATTTCATCAATTCTACCAATGAAATATTTGAAAAAAGAGGAGTGAAGCTACCATTGGAAGGTCAATCTACCACATCACCTGAAACAAGGTATGAAAAAGGATTGAAAATACAAAAATCAATTTTTGGAGAGATGATTGATAAAATGTATGAGGACTCACCAGAAAATCAGATTCATATTCAAAAATATTTATCTGCTAATTGTTTTGGTGATTATTATACTAGAAAAGGATTGGATGTGAAAACAAGAGAACTTTTAACTTTTTCCATGATTTTATCCCTGGGTGGATGTGAGTCACAGTTAAAAGGGCACATACAAGGCAATTTGAATGTTGGAAATGATAAAAAAATATTGCTCAGTGTCATTACTCAATTATTACCTTATGTGGGATATCCAAGGACATTAAATGCAATAAATTGTTTAAATGAAGTAATACCTGAATAA
- a CDS encoding TMEM175 family protein produces MDKTRLETFSDAVIAIIMTILVLELSTPQTADLNTLFQMKEQFLAYGISFFILAIYWVNHHELFQLADKINGQILWVNMLNLFLLSLFPFVTSWLGKNEFNSMLPAMIYGLLFLTTSLASAFLQYSLIKYKRKDSKAPHKLKVDNRILISPIMSIVAIFLALISPVLTPIICFLIAFIWIIPTKTFKNNYNRLNGLFMN; encoded by the coding sequence ATGGATAAAACAAGGTTAGAAACATTTAGTGATGCTGTAATAGCTATTATAATGACGATTTTGGTATTAGAATTATCAACACCTCAAACAGCCGATTTAAACACTTTATTCCAAATGAAAGAACAATTTTTAGCTTATGGAATAAGTTTTTTTATTTTAGCTATTTACTGGGTAAATCATCATGAGTTATTTCAGCTGGCTGATAAGATTAATGGACAAATACTATGGGTTAATATGCTAAATTTGTTTTTACTCTCATTATTCCCTTTTGTAACTTCCTGGTTAGGAAAAAATGAGTTTAATAGTATGTTACCTGCTATGATCTATGGTCTTCTATTTTTAACTACAAGTTTAGCTAGTGCCTTTCTTCAGTATTCATTAATTAAATATAAAAGAAAAGACTCAAAAGCCCCCCATAAATTAAAAGTTGATAATAGAATTTTAATAAGTCCTATTATGAGTATAGTAGCTATATTTTTAGCACTTATTTCACCAGTCCTCACGCCAATAATTTGTTTTCTAATAGCATTCATTTGGATTATCCCAACAAAAACTTTTAAAAATAATTATAATAGATTGAATGGTTTATTCATGAACTAA
- a CDS encoding flavodoxin, which translates to MKDLKEEKYLIAYFSRAGDNYVGGNILNLSVGNTEVAAKMIQEMTEGDIFCIDPVNSYPEGYTETTEVAQKELHENARPELSSHIENMDSYGLIFLGYPNWWGTMPMAVFTFLEEYDFSGKTIAPFCTHEGSGLGRSERDIAKLCPQSMILEGLAVRGGDVKNAQNKVTEWLHKSGMKD; encoded by the coding sequence ATGAAGGATTTAAAAGAAGAAAAATATTTGATAGCCTATTTTTCCCGTGCAGGAGATAATTATGTAGGTGGAAATATTCTTAATTTGTCTGTGGGTAACACCGAAGTGGCAGCAAAAATGATTCAGGAAATGACAGAAGGAGATATCTTCTGTATTGATCCAGTTAATTCTTATCCTGAAGGTTATACTGAAACCACTGAGGTGGCACAAAAAGAACTGCATGAAAATGCAAGACCTGAGCTTTCCAGCCATATAGAAAATATGGATTCTTATGGGCTGATTTTTTTGGGTTATCCTAACTGGTGGGGAACCATGCCCATGGCAGTTTTTACATTCTTAGAAGAATATGATTTTTCAGGGAAAACCATTGCCCCTTTTTGTACACATGAAGGAAGTGGTTTAGGCCGTAGCGAAAGAGACATTGCAAAGCTTTGTCCCCAGTCTATGATTTTAGAGGGTCTTGCAGTTCGAGGCGGAGACGTGAAAAATGCACAGAATAAGGTAACAGAATGGTTGCATAAAAGTGGAATGAAAGACTAA
- a CDS encoding flavodoxin family protein — protein MKVLLVNGSPHKKGCTFTALTEVAKTLNEENIDTEIFWIGTKPLAGCNACKKCVETGRCSFDDCVNDFLDIAHDADGFIFGSPVHYAAASGAITSFMDRLFYADLLGSGDSFYLKPAAAVVSARRAGTTATLDQLNKYFTISQMPVISSRYWNMVHGAEPEDVKKDLEGLQNMRILSRNMAWFLKCKEAGKKAGIEFPMKEEHIFTNFIR, from the coding sequence ATGAAAGTTTTATTGGTCAATGGCAGTCCACATAAAAAAGGATGCACCTTTACAGCCCTTACAGAAGTGGCTAAAACTTTGAATGAAGAAAACATTGATACAGAAATTTTTTGGATTGGAACAAAGCCACTTGCAGGGTGCAATGCTTGCAAAAAATGTGTAGAAACAGGGCGATGTTCCTTTGATGATTGTGTCAACGATTTTCTTGACATTGCCCATGATGCTGATGGATTTATATTTGGTTCTCCAGTACATTATGCAGCTGCATCTGGTGCGATTACATCATTTATGGATCGCCTTTTCTATGCTGATTTGTTGGGAAGTGGAGACTCTTTTTATCTGAAACCCGCAGCAGCAGTAGTTTCAGCAAGAAGAGCAGGAACAACAGCCACTTTGGACCAACTCAATAAGTATTTTACCATTTCACAGATGCCAGTTATTTCTTCTAGATATTGGAACATGGTTCATGGAGCTGAGCCTGAAGATGTGAAAAAAGATTTAGAAGGATTGCAGAACATGCGCATACTGTCAAGGAATATGGCCTGGTTCTTAAAGTGCAAGGAGGCTGGCAAAAAAGCAGGCATAGAATTCCCTATGAAGGAAGAGCATATATTCACCAATTTTATCAGATAA
- a CDS encoding alpha/beta hydrolase: protein MEKTVSFKNNEINLAGHLYLPDDIDENKKHPAIVIGHPVGGVKEQVAGSYALKLSEHGFITLTFDASYQGESGGKPRYLEDPASRVEDVRCAVDYLSNHPLVDENRIGGLGICGSGGYVVNAAQTEHRIKAVAGLSSVDIGGLFRDGFEGITTLDERQIMLEEVGKQRTKEANGEPIQLIPIVPDSADELTENTPVLYREAYEYYRTPRAQHPNSPNRMVFTSIDKIMAYSSYDQVDTISPRPLLLIAGSAADSLYFSEEAYKKAKEPKELFTIQGATHIDLYDKPEFVDPAVEKLLEFFGENL from the coding sequence ATGGAAAAAACAGTTTCTTTTAAGAATAATGAAATAAATTTAGCCGGGCATCTTTATCTGCCCGATGATATTGATGAAAATAAAAAACATCCTGCAATAGTAATAGGTCATCCTGTTGGAGGAGTAAAAGAGCAAGTTGCAGGTTCATACGCACTTAAACTCTCAGAACATGGCTTTATCACATTAACCTTCGATGCATCTTATCAGGGGGAAAGTGGAGGAAAGCCACGTTATCTGGAGGATCCTGCTTCTCGTGTTGAAGATGTCCGTTGTGCGGTTGATTATTTGAGTAACCATCCTCTCGTTGATGAAAATCGCATTGGAGGTCTAGGAATTTGTGGTTCAGGAGGTTATGTGGTAAATGCCGCACAGACTGAGCACAGGATCAAGGCAGTTGCTGGTCTAAGCTCAGTCGATATTGGAGGATTGTTCAGAGATGGCTTTGAGGGTATAACAACTCTTGATGAACGACAAATCATGCTAGAAGAAGTAGGGAAACAGCGAACCAAAGAAGCGAACGGAGAACCAATCCAACTTATCCCAATTGTACCAGATTCCGCTGATGAACTTACTGAAAATACTCCAGTTCTATATCGTGAAGCCTATGAATATTACCGAACACCCAGAGCTCAACATCCCAACTCCCCTAATCGCATGGTGTTTACCAGCATAGACAAAATCATGGCTTACTCCTCATACGACCAGGTGGACACTATCTCACCACGTCCACTTCTATTAATTGCGGGGAGTGCAGCTGACTCACTTTATTTCAGTGAAGAAGCTTACAAAAAAGCAAAAGAGCCAAAAGAACTCTTTACAATCCAAGGTGCAACCCATATTGATTTATATGACAAACCAGAGTTTGTAGATCCTGCAGTTGAAAAGCTATTGGAATTTTTCGGTGAAAATCTTTAA
- a CDS encoding aldo/keto reductase encodes MQKRKLGKNGPEVSALGFGCMNLVYAYGPPVDKKYAISMIQAAYERGVTLFDTAEVYGPFVDEEYVGEALASVRDNVVIATKFGFDVDPITGERHGLNSSPEHIKKAVDASLKRLKTDYIDILYQHRVDPNVPIEDVAGAVKELIDEGKVKYFGLSEAGGATIQRAHAVQPVTVVQNEYSVWTRDPEHEVLPVCEELGIGFVPWSPLGMGYLTGKVNPSTSLDPIYDLRASARFPRFTPYALKVNWPVVELLELLGQRKDATPGQVALAWLLAKKPWIVPIPGTTKLDHLEENLGALKVQLSRDDVKEIDEAFASIHLQGARAPEELLKVHDIGANLGTSSAEGHGKSPLP; translated from the coding sequence ATGCAAAAAAGGAAACTTGGAAAAAATGGTCCAGAGGTTTCAGCTCTGGGATTTGGTTGTATGAATTTGGTCTATGCATACGGCCCTCCTGTAGACAAAAAATACGCAATTTCTATGATTCAAGCTGCATATGAGAGGGGTGTGACATTATTTGATACTGCGGAAGTCTATGGTCCCTTTGTAGATGAGGAATATGTAGGGGAAGCACTTGCTTCGGTTCGTGACAATGTCGTAATCGCCACTAAATTTGGTTTTGATGTTGATCCAATAACTGGGGAGAGACATGGATTAAATAGCAGCCCAGAACATATTAAAAAGGCCGTTGATGCTTCATTAAAGCGTTTGAAAACAGATTATATTGACATTTTGTATCAGCATAGGGTTGATCCAAATGTGCCAATTGAAGATGTTGCTGGTGCAGTTAAAGAATTAATTGATGAAGGTAAAGTTAAGTATTTTGGACTTTCCGAGGCGGGAGGTGCCACTATTCAACGCGCTCATGCAGTGCAGCCAGTCACAGTTGTGCAGAATGAATATTCAGTGTGGACACGTGATCCTGAGCACGAAGTTCTTCCTGTCTGTGAAGAACTGGGTATTGGCTTTGTACCATGGAGTCCGCTTGGGATGGGTTATCTGACAGGTAAGGTTAATCCCTCAACCAGTTTGGATCCCATTTATGATCTGCGAGCAAGCGCAAGATTCCCTCGCTTCACCCCATATGCACTCAAGGTGAACTGGCCCGTTGTCGAGCTTCTTGAACTCTTAGGCCAGCGTAAAGATGCCACACCGGGACAGGTAGCTCTTGCCTGGCTGCTCGCGAAAAAGCCATGGATCGTGCCCATTCCAGGCACAACCAAACTGGACCATCTTGAAGAGAACCTCGGTGCCCTTAAAGTACAGCTCAGCAGAGATGACGTCAAAGAGATCGATGAAGCGTTCGCCAGCATCCATCTTCAGGGTGCTCGGGCACCTGAGGAGTTACTCAAGGTCCATGACATTGGAGCCAATCTGGGAACAAGCTCGGCTGAAGGGCACGGTAAGTCTCCCTTGCCTTAA